Proteins co-encoded in one Streptomyces sp. JH34 genomic window:
- a CDS encoding LysR family transcriptional regulator, which produces MELEVRHLRALCAIADTGSLHQAARRLGVSQPSLTTQLQRIEKSMGAELFRRGRTGCRPTLLGRAVLSRARPLVDGMSALVGAAIAEAEAARAGGPGLRIGSTASRVIGGWLRGLRVRLPGTDISLRVDVSARALLGEVAAGRLDVAFVHEVEGCPLAIPDGLVQRVLVEREPQFISLARDHPAAGRPVVDLDDLAGDRWMVDPSVDGEWDGVRRVLGAAGLDPPVLHGDYLTAASLVVLGEAVAPCQPTSGPRDDMAIRPLRGDPLAVRLLLVSRRGADTDAVYGELEAAYRDAARRAEDYHRWLLRHRSPLAHTS; this is translated from the coding sequence ATGGAGCTCGAGGTGAGGCACCTCAGGGCGCTCTGCGCCATCGCCGACACGGGCAGCCTGCACCAGGCGGCACGGCGGCTCGGCGTCAGCCAGCCCTCGTTGACCACCCAGCTCCAGCGGATCGAGAAGAGCATGGGCGCCGAGCTCTTCCGCCGCGGGAGGACCGGCTGCCGCCCGACCCTCCTGGGACGTGCCGTCCTCAGCCGTGCCCGTCCTCTGGTCGACGGCATGTCGGCCCTGGTCGGCGCCGCGATCGCGGAGGCCGAGGCCGCCCGGGCCGGTGGCCCGGGCCTGCGCATCGGGTCCACCGCGAGCCGGGTCATCGGCGGCTGGCTGCGCGGACTGCGGGTGAGGCTGCCCGGCACCGACATCTCGCTCCGGGTGGACGTCTCCGCCCGGGCGCTGCTGGGGGAGGTGGCGGCCGGCCGGCTCGACGTCGCCTTCGTGCACGAGGTCGAGGGCTGCCCGCTCGCGATCCCGGACGGACTCGTCCAGCGCGTACTCGTGGAGCGGGAACCGCAGTTCATCTCCCTGGCCCGGGACCACCCCGCAGCGGGACGGCCGGTGGTGGACCTCGACGACCTGGCGGGTGACCGGTGGATGGTCGATCCCTCGGTGGACGGGGAGTGGGACGGGGTCCGGCGGGTCCTCGGCGCGGCGGGCCTCGATCCGCCCGTGCTGCACGGCGACTACCTCACGGCGGCCTCCCTCGTCGTACTCGGGGAGGCGGTCGCCCCCTGCCAGCCGACCTCGGGCCCGCGCGACGACATGGCGATCCGCCCGCTGCGCGGCGACCCGCTGGCGGTCCGGCTGCTGCTGGTCTCGCGGCGGGGCGCGGACACGGACGCGGTGTACGGGGAACTGGAAGCGGCCTACCGCGACGCGGCGCGGCGGGCCGAGGACTACCACCGGTGGCTGCTGCGCCACCGCAGTCCCCTCGCGCACACGTCCTGA
- the snpA gene encoding snapalysin, translating to MRHPRTAVMSAVAGLGLGLAASLGTTPAIAAAPSPSSATTVDTAQAGYAAYAGSSENAKANKAFFDAVMKSVAEKRAANPGAAAVTVVYSTTNAPSFRNQIASSTSIWNSSVSNVKLQEGSNPDFTYREGNDSRGSYASTNGHGSGYIFLDYAQNQQYNSTRVTAHETGHVLGLPDHYTGPCSELMSGGGPGTSCTNAYPNATERSKVNSLWQNGFAAALARATS from the coding sequence ATGAGACACCCCAGGACAGCCGTCATGTCAGCCGTGGCCGGTCTCGGACTCGGCCTCGCCGCCTCGCTGGGCACCACCCCCGCGATCGCCGCCGCACCGTCACCCTCGTCCGCGACCACCGTCGACACCGCGCAGGCCGGCTACGCCGCGTACGCCGGCTCGAGCGAGAACGCCAAGGCGAACAAGGCCTTCTTCGACGCCGTCATGAAGTCGGTCGCCGAGAAGCGGGCCGCGAACCCGGGCGCCGCGGCGGTCACCGTCGTCTACAGCACCACCAACGCCCCCAGCTTCCGCAACCAGATAGCGAGCAGCACCAGCATCTGGAACAGCTCGGTCAGCAACGTCAAGCTGCAGGAGGGGTCGAACCCCGACTTCACCTACCGCGAGGGCAACGACTCGCGGGGTTCGTACGCGAGCACGAACGGCCACGGCAGCGGCTACATCTTCCTGGACTACGCCCAGAACCAGCAGTACAACTCGACCCGGGTCACCGCCCATGAGACCGGGCACGTGCTGGGCCTGCCCGACCACTACACCGGTCCGTGCAGCGAGCTCATGTCCGGCGGCGGCCCCGGCACGTCCTGCACGAACGCCTACCCGAACGCCACCGAGCGCTCGAAGGTGAACAGCCTGTGGCAGAACGGCTTCGCGGCCGCGCTCGCCCGCGCCACCTCCTGA
- a CDS encoding DUF6304 family protein yields MTDESWAGWYRDRHGSEAVILTTDGQQLRIRVRGTDFEGESFDGLSPVAGAPAPEGLFDLVDGVLDDCVLEWDLPLPVLVAGTVRQATLRCLLSRRRADPDLYLALHLDGAVYESNRAEGDFAAALATVQRVLPPDMYLQTCIACAFSDYFPAPARDLSGGLACFRGAKDAYRDVAGGEDVAGLWDRRTGSVQEIWSCREFEPRPAHGAGTGHRGAFPLEPA; encoded by the coding sequence ATGACAGATGAGTCGTGGGCAGGCTGGTACCGGGACCGTCATGGTTCCGAGGCCGTCATTCTCACCACGGACGGACAGCAGCTCCGCATCCGGGTCCGGGGCACGGACTTCGAGGGCGAGAGCTTCGACGGCCTGAGCCCCGTGGCGGGCGCGCCGGCCCCGGAAGGGCTGTTCGACCTGGTGGACGGCGTGCTCGACGACTGCGTCCTGGAGTGGGACCTCCCGCTCCCCGTTCTCGTGGCCGGCACGGTCCGTCAGGCCACGCTCAGGTGCCTGCTGTCCCGGCGCAGGGCGGATCCGGACCTGTATCTGGCCCTTCATCTGGACGGCGCCGTGTACGAGTCGAACCGGGCCGAGGGCGACTTCGCCGCCGCGCTGGCCACGGTGCAGCGGGTCCTGCCGCCGGACATGTATCTGCAGACGTGCATCGCCTGCGCCTTCTCGGACTACTTCCCGGCCCCGGCGCGGGACCTCTCCGGAGGGCTCGCCTGCTTCCGCGGCGCGAAGGACGCCTACCGCGACGTGGCGGGCGGGGAGGACGTCGCGGGCCTCTGGGACCGGCGCACCGGATCCGTCCAGGAGATATGGAGCTGCCGGGAGTTCGAACCGCGACCGGCGCACGGCGCCGGAACGGGGCACCGGGGGGCCTTCCCGCTCGAACCCGCCTGA
- a CDS encoding GNAT family N-acetyltransferase: MGVRVRQAEQRDRDQVVRILEEAFHHDPVSSWVFPDEEHRRAVHGKFLGVFADVTLEEGRVDLLEDGTATALWLDVPAGVPEEDDTPALMRETADPDNERAELVGRLTGAVHPHDRAHAYLLMIGVSPERQGEGIGEALMRGVLERCDREGTPAYLEASSARSRGLYERLGFTFTGRTVDLPGGPSMWPMWREPQA, encoded by the coding sequence ATGGGCGTACGCGTACGGCAGGCGGAGCAGCGGGACAGGGACCAGGTCGTCCGGATCCTGGAGGAGGCGTTCCACCACGATCCGGTGAGCAGCTGGGTCTTTCCGGACGAGGAGCACCGGCGTGCGGTGCACGGGAAGTTCCTCGGCGTCTTCGCCGACGTCACGCTGGAGGAAGGCCGTGTCGACCTGCTGGAGGACGGCACGGCGACGGCCCTCTGGCTCGATGTGCCCGCGGGCGTGCCGGAGGAGGACGACACCCCCGCGCTCATGAGGGAGACCGCCGACCCCGACAACGAGCGGGCCGAGCTGGTGGGGAGGCTGACGGGCGCGGTCCATCCCCACGACCGCGCGCACGCCTACCTGCTGATGATCGGCGTCTCGCCCGAGCGGCAGGGGGAGGGGATCGGGGAGGCGCTGATGAGAGGGGTGCTGGAGCGATGCGACCGGGAGGGGACTCCCGCCTATCTGGAGGCGAGCAGCGCGCGCAGCCGCGGACTCTACGAGCGGCTCGGCTTCACCTTCACGGGACGGACCGTCGACCTTCCCGGGGGTCCGTCGATGTGGCCCATGTGGCGTGAGCCGCAGGCCTGA
- a CDS encoding family 2 encapsulin nanocompartment cargo protein polyprenyl transferase, with product MTSTDAAMEEDKAVALLERTRDTVDPHLRAAVETLPGAIRRVAMYHFGWRDAGGTPASGQSGKAIRPALVLAAARALGGDPEAATRAAVAVELAHNFTLLHDDVIDEDTTRRHRPTAWAVFGVPDAVITGDAMFSLALRLLTDDPHPASPHAAVRLSTCVIELCAGQQADCGLEDRGPDDVTLDECLAMAMAKTGALLGCACALGALYAGADERAVRAMDGFGREAGLAFQLIDDLIGIWGDTARTGKPVGADLTAHKKSLPVVAALTSGTPAAAELASLYRGAMNTPGEVRSAADAVDRAGGRDWAQTAAADRMARAVHHLSRAVPDPAAAGDLLALAEFVTRRTH from the coding sequence ATGACCAGTACGGATGCCGCGATGGAGGAGGACAAGGCCGTCGCGCTCCTGGAGCGCACCCGTGACACCGTCGACCCGCATCTGCGGGCGGCCGTCGAGACGCTGCCCGGGGCGATACGCCGGGTCGCCATGTACCACTTCGGCTGGCGGGACGCCGGCGGGACGCCCGCGTCCGGTCAGTCCGGCAAGGCCATCCGGCCGGCGCTCGTCCTGGCCGCCGCCCGTGCGCTGGGAGGGGACCCGGAGGCCGCGACGCGGGCAGCCGTCGCCGTGGAACTGGCACACAACTTCACCCTGCTCCACGACGACGTCATCGACGAGGACACCACACGCCGGCACCGGCCCACGGCCTGGGCGGTGTTCGGTGTGCCGGACGCCGTCATCACGGGCGACGCCATGTTCTCGCTCGCCCTCCGCCTCCTGACGGACGACCCGCACCCGGCGTCCCCGCACGCGGCGGTACGGCTCTCCACCTGCGTCATCGAACTCTGCGCGGGCCAGCAGGCCGACTGCGGTCTGGAGGACCGCGGCCCCGACGACGTCACGCTGGACGAGTGCCTGGCCATGGCCATGGCCAAGACCGGCGCCCTGCTCGGCTGCGCGTGCGCTCTGGGCGCGCTCTACGCGGGAGCGGACGAGAGGGCCGTGCGCGCCATGGACGGCTTCGGGAGGGAGGCGGGTCTCGCCTTCCAGCTCATCGACGACCTGATCGGCATCTGGGGGGACACGGCGCGCACGGGCAAACCGGTCGGGGCCGACCTGACCGCCCACAAGAAGTCCCTGCCGGTGGTCGCCGCGCTCACCTCGGGCACCCCGGCGGCCGCCGAGCTCGCCTCGCTCTACCGGGGCGCCATGAACACGCCTGGGGAGGTGAGGAGCGCCGCCGACGCGGTCGATCGGGCGGGCGGGCGTGACTGGGCCCAGACCGCCGCCGCGGACCGGATGGCCCGGGCCGTCCACCATCTGTCCCGCGCGGTCCCCGACCCGGCGGCCGCGGGAGACCTGCTGGCCCTGGCCGAGTTCGTCACCCGCAGAACCCACTGA
- a CDS encoding family 2B encapsulin nanocompartment shell protein: protein MSVGEEVRDTQPPQQQSLGTAAARNLATTTKSAPQMQEITSRWLLRMLPWVQVQGGTYRVNRRLSHSVGDGRVTFVQTGDRVAVIPAELGELPALRDFADEDVLSELARRCEQRDVEAGEVLAAAGDAADRVHLLAHGKVEKIGTGPYGDETVLGVLADGAYFGDHVLVDGDAAWEYTARAVTACTLLTLRRSDVLNLAARADSLRDHLAGLLAIPHQRTNPYGEAEIDLSAGHVGESVVPHTFVDYESAPREYELSVAQTVLKVHSRVADLYNQPMNQTEQQLRLTVEALRERQEHELVNNREFGLLNNCDYGQRIQPHDGAPGPDDMDELLSRRRGSNLFLAHPRAIAAFGRECNKRGLVPESVEVGGHHVPAWRGVPIFPCNKIPVTDARTTSIICMRTGEADQGVIGLQQSGIPDEIEPSLSVRFMGIDEQAIISYLVTAYYSAAVLVPDALGVLENVEVSRWR from the coding sequence ATGTCCGTTGGTGAAGAGGTTCGCGACACGCAGCCGCCGCAGCAGCAGAGTCTCGGCACAGCGGCTGCGCGGAACCTCGCGACGACGACCAAGTCCGCCCCGCAGATGCAGGAAATCACCTCGCGGTGGCTGCTGCGCATGCTCCCCTGGGTGCAGGTGCAGGGCGGCACCTACCGGGTGAACCGCAGGCTGAGTCATTCGGTCGGGGACGGCAGGGTGACGTTCGTCCAGACGGGCGACCGGGTCGCGGTCATCCCCGCCGAGCTCGGGGAGCTCCCCGCCCTGCGTGACTTCGCCGACGAGGACGTGCTGAGCGAGCTGGCCCGCAGGTGCGAGCAGCGTGACGTCGAGGCCGGCGAGGTGCTCGCCGCGGCCGGCGACGCGGCGGACCGTGTCCATCTGCTGGCCCACGGCAAGGTCGAGAAGATCGGGACCGGCCCGTACGGCGACGAGACGGTACTCGGAGTCCTCGCCGACGGCGCCTACTTCGGCGACCACGTCCTGGTCGACGGCGACGCGGCCTGGGAGTACACGGCCCGCGCGGTGACCGCCTGCACCCTGCTGACCCTGCGCCGGTCGGACGTGCTCAACCTCGCCGCCCGGGCGGACTCGCTCCGCGACCACCTCGCCGGGCTGCTCGCCATCCCGCACCAGCGGACCAACCCCTACGGCGAGGCGGAGATCGACCTCTCGGCGGGGCACGTGGGGGAGAGCGTCGTCCCGCACACCTTCGTGGACTACGAGTCGGCGCCCCGTGAATACGAACTCAGCGTCGCCCAGACCGTGCTGAAGGTCCACAGCAGGGTGGCCGACCTCTACAACCAGCCGATGAACCAGACCGAGCAGCAGCTGCGGCTGACGGTCGAGGCGCTGCGTGAGCGCCAGGAGCACGAGCTCGTCAACAACCGCGAGTTCGGCCTGCTCAACAACTGCGACTACGGGCAGCGGATCCAGCCCCACGACGGCGCGCCCGGTCCCGACGACATGGACGAGCTCCTGTCGCGGCGGCGCGGATCGAACCTGTTCCTCGCGCACCCCCGGGCCATCGCCGCCTTCGGCCGTGAGTGCAACAAGCGCGGCCTGGTCCCGGAGAGCGTCGAGGTCGGCGGGCACCACGTGCCCGCCTGGCGCGGGGTGCCGATCTTCCCCTGCAACAAGATCCCGGTCACCGACGCCCGCACCACGTCGATCATCTGCATGCGGACCGGCGAGGCGGACCAGGGAGTCATCGGGCTCCAGCAGAGCGGCATCCCGGACGAGATCGAGCCGAGCCTCTCGGTGCGCTTCATGGGCATCGACGAGCAGGCGATCATCTCGTACCTCGTGACGGCGTACTACTCCGCCGCGGTGCTGGTGCCCGACGCCCTCGGGGTCCTGGAGAACGTGGAGGTCAGCCGCTGGCGGTGA
- a CDS encoding FAD-linked oxidase C-terminal domain-containing protein, protein MRGARGRERWSAAVRKPNAADGIPAGKVVTDPDSLGRYAHDEAEWAPAGLPLAVVRPQDTEEVRAVVAYCAEHLIPVVPRGAGTGLSGGANAVDGAVVLSFEDMNRILRIDPVERLAVVQPGVVNDDLRAACAEQGLWYPPDPASSPWSTIGGNAATNAGGMCCVKYGVTRDYVLGLEAVNGLGEVVRMGRQTAKGVAGYDLCGLFVGSEGTLGVITEITVKLRGARPAERTVAGFFDSVVAAGDAVSRVTAAGVVPSALELLDRHCLKAVDEWKNMGLSADADAILLGRVDTPGAAGDAEAETVRACFAEAGAAWAEVSTDQAEADALFQARRLAYPALERLGPVLTEDVVVPRSRVPQMLARIEGIAAEREVLIANIAHAGDGNLHPLIITEPGDDAARARAQLAFEDILDAAISLGGTVTGEHGVGLLKMGGMGREVGPVNLAMQRAVKAALDPLGILNPGKVVVSGVPLAP, encoded by the coding sequence ATGCGGGGCGCGCGTGGGCGAGAGAGGTGGTCAGCGGCCGTGCGGAAGCCGAACGCAGCCGACGGGATCCCGGCGGGCAAAGTCGTCACCGACCCGGACAGCCTGGGCCGGTACGCGCACGACGAGGCGGAGTGGGCCCCGGCCGGGCTGCCCCTCGCCGTCGTACGGCCGCAGGACACCGAAGAGGTCCGGGCCGTCGTCGCGTACTGTGCCGAGCACCTGATCCCCGTGGTCCCGCGCGGTGCCGGTACGGGCCTGTCGGGCGGCGCGAACGCCGTGGACGGCGCCGTCGTCCTCTCCTTCGAGGACATGAACCGGATCCTGCGCATCGATCCGGTGGAGCGCCTCGCCGTCGTCCAGCCGGGCGTCGTCAACGACGACCTGCGTGCCGCGTGCGCCGAGCAGGGCCTCTGGTACCCGCCGGACCCGGCGAGCTCGCCCTGGTCCACCATCGGCGGCAACGCGGCCACCAACGCGGGCGGCATGTGCTGCGTCAAGTACGGCGTGACCCGCGACTACGTGCTCGGGCTGGAGGCCGTCAACGGCCTCGGCGAGGTCGTGCGGATGGGCCGGCAGACCGCGAAGGGGGTCGCCGGATACGACCTGTGCGGTCTCTTCGTCGGCTCCGAGGGCACTCTCGGCGTGATCACCGAGATCACCGTGAAGCTGCGCGGAGCGCGTCCCGCCGAGCGGACGGTGGCGGGCTTCTTCGACTCGGTCGTCGCGGCCGGCGACGCGGTGAGCCGGGTGACGGCCGCGGGCGTCGTGCCCTCGGCACTCGAACTCCTCGACCGGCACTGCCTGAAGGCCGTGGACGAGTGGAAGAACATGGGCCTCTCCGCGGACGCGGACGCGATCCTGCTCGGCCGGGTGGACACCCCCGGAGCCGCGGGCGACGCCGAGGCGGAGACCGTACGGGCGTGCTTCGCGGAGGCCGGCGCGGCCTGGGCCGAGGTCTCCACCGACCAGGCGGAGGCGGACGCCCTGTTCCAGGCCAGGCGGCTCGCCTACCCGGCGCTGGAGCGGCTGGGACCGGTACTCACCGAGGACGTGGTCGTGCCGCGATCCCGGGTGCCGCAGATGCTTGCGCGCATCGAGGGGATCGCGGCCGAGCGCGAGGTCCTCATCGCCAACATCGCCCACGCGGGCGACGGCAACCTCCACCCCCTCATCATCACCGAACCCGGCGACGACGCGGCCAGGGCGCGCGCCCAGCTCGCCTTCGAGGACATCCTCGACGCGGCGATCTCCCTCGGCGGCACGGTCACCGGTGAACACGGTGTGGGGCTGCTGAAGATGGGTGGAATGGGCCGCGAGGTGGGACCCGTCAACCTGGCCATGCAGCGCGCGGTCAAGGCGGCCCTGGACCCGCTCGGCATCCTCAACCCCGGCAAGGTCGTCGTGTCGGGAGTGCCGCTCGCACCCTGA
- a CDS encoding Rrf2 family transcriptional regulator, giving the protein MRLTRFTDVALRVLMRLTVTTEGEDPPTTRDVAAAMEVPYTHAAKVVARLQHLGLVDARRGRGGGLSLTTAGRSASIGTLVRELEGPGEVVECEGDTPCPLRSACRLRSALRRAEEAFYASLDPLTVSDLTASPTGPLLLGISRGRPAAD; this is encoded by the coding sequence ATGCGGCTGACGCGATTCACCGATGTGGCGCTGCGGGTACTCATGCGCCTGACCGTCACGACGGAGGGCGAGGACCCGCCGACCACCCGCGACGTGGCGGCCGCCATGGAGGTGCCCTACACCCATGCGGCCAAGGTCGTCGCCCGCCTCCAGCACCTCGGCCTCGTCGACGCACGACGAGGCCGGGGCGGAGGCCTCTCCCTCACCACCGCGGGCCGGTCGGCCTCGATCGGCACCCTGGTGAGGGAGCTGGAAGGACCGGGCGAGGTCGTCGAATGCGAGGGCGACACCCCGTGCCCGCTGCGTTCCGCCTGCCGGCTCCGCTCGGCGCTGCGCCGGGCCGAAGAGGCCTTCTACGCCTCTCTCGACCCGCTCACGGTCAGCGACCTCACCGCCTCCCCCACCGGCCCGCTGCTGCTCGGAATCAGCCGCGGCCGCCCGGCCGCGGACTGA
- a CDS encoding globin domain-containing protein, with translation MLSETSTATVRATLPAVGAAIGDIADLFYRKLFEAHPELLRDLFNRGNQASGTQRRALAGSIAAFATQLVENPGTRPDVMLGRIANKHASLGITAPQYEIVHTHLLAAIAEVLGDAVTPEVAAAWDEVYWLMANALIAIEERLYAQQKVTAGDVWRDWTVTSRVEDTPDVATFRITPADGAPAPAFRPGQYVSVQVELPDGARQIRQYSLTGTPRSATRSFSVKRVRGEAGPEGEVSAHLHERLHAGDVLRVSAPYGDLVLDGAGAPLLLASAGIGCTPVLAMLEHLVEEGHGSPVTVVHGDRSPADHALRADHTALTGRLPGAVSHFWYENPEPGPSGGTDRAGTVDLSGVAVAPGTRAYLCGPLPFMRAVRSQLLGKGVAAADIHYEVFGPDLWLAQD, from the coding sequence ATGCTCTCCGAGACGTCGACCGCCACCGTCCGAGCCACCCTCCCCGCCGTGGGAGCGGCCATCGGGGACATCGCGGACCTCTTCTACCGAAAGCTCTTCGAGGCCCACCCCGAGCTGCTCCGGGACCTCTTCAACCGGGGCAACCAGGCCTCCGGCACACAGCGCAGGGCGCTCGCCGGGTCCATCGCCGCCTTCGCCACCCAGCTCGTCGAGAACCCGGGGACCCGGCCCGACGTGATGCTGGGCCGCATCGCCAACAAGCACGCCTCGCTGGGCATCACCGCCCCGCAGTACGAGATCGTCCACACCCATCTCCTCGCCGCGATCGCCGAGGTGCTCGGCGATGCCGTCACCCCCGAGGTCGCCGCGGCCTGGGACGAGGTCTACTGGCTGATGGCCAACGCTCTGATCGCCATCGAGGAACGGCTCTACGCGCAGCAGAAGGTGACGGCGGGCGACGTGTGGCGCGACTGGACGGTGACCTCCCGCGTCGAGGACACCCCCGACGTCGCCACCTTCCGCATCACCCCCGCCGACGGCGCGCCCGCCCCGGCCTTCCGGCCGGGTCAGTACGTCTCCGTCCAGGTGGAACTGCCCGACGGCGCCCGACAGATACGCCAGTACAGCCTCACCGGCACTCCCCGCTCCGCCACGCGCTCCTTCTCGGTCAAGCGGGTGCGGGGCGAGGCCGGCCCGGAGGGTGAGGTCTCCGCGCACCTGCACGAGCGGCTGCACGCCGGCGACGTGCTGCGCGTCTCGGCACCGTACGGCGACCTGGTGCTCGACGGGGCCGGCGCCCCGCTGCTGCTCGCCTCGGCCGGCATCGGCTGCACCCCGGTCCTGGCGATGCTGGAGCACCTGGTGGAGGAGGGGCACGGTTCGCCGGTCACGGTGGTCCACGGCGACCGGTCGCCCGCCGACCACGCGCTGCGCGCGGACCACACGGCGCTCACCGGCAGGCTCCCCGGCGCCGTCTCCCACTTCTGGTACGAGAACCCGGAGCCCGGCCCGTCCGGCGGTACGGACCGCGCCGGGACCGTCGACCTGAGCGGCGTGGCCGTCGCCCCGGGGACCCGCGCCTACCTCTGCGGACCGCTCCCTTTCATGCGCGCCGTCCGCTCGCAGCTCCTCGGCAAGGGGGTGGCGGCGGCCGACATCCACTACGAGGTGTTCGGTCCCGATCTGTGGCTCGCCCAGGACTGA
- a CDS encoding N-acetylmuramoyl-L-alanine amidase, producing MSSPMSASNFLKALKAEGLTVVQVGDWRTHNRNHKGPWGPVHGVMLHHTVTKGTARTVEICRDGYSGLPGPLCHGVIAKDGRVHLVGYGRANHAGLGDDDVLRAVVAEKRLPPDNESNTDGNRHFYGFECENLGDGKDPWPAVQLEAVEKAAAAVCRFHGWDAPSVIGHREWQPGKVDPRGFSMTGMRNRIHDRLK from the coding sequence ATGTCCTCACCCATGTCCGCGAGCAACTTCCTCAAGGCCCTCAAGGCCGAGGGACTCACCGTCGTCCAGGTCGGCGACTGGCGTACGCACAACCGCAACCACAAGGGCCCCTGGGGGCCGGTGCACGGTGTGATGCTGCACCACACCGTCACCAAGGGCACGGCCCGCACGGTCGAGATCTGCCGCGACGGCTACTCGGGCCTGCCGGGTCCGCTCTGCCACGGTGTGATCGCCAAGGACGGCCGGGTCCACCTGGTCGGCTACGGCCGCGCCAACCACGCCGGCCTCGGGGACGACGACGTCCTGCGCGCCGTCGTCGCCGAGAAGCGGCTGCCGCCGGACAACGAGTCCAACACCGACGGCAACCGGCACTTCTACGGCTTCGAGTGCGAGAACCTCGGCGACGGGAAGGACCCCTGGCCCGCCGTCCAGCTCGAGGCGGTCGAGAAGGCCGCCGCGGCGGTCTGCCGCTTCCACGGCTGGGACGCCCCCTCGGTCATCGGACACCGGGAGTGGCAGCCCGGCAAGGTGGACCCGCGCGGCTTCTCCATGACGGGGATGCGCAACCGGATCCACGACCGCCTGAAGTAG
- a CDS encoding pyridoxal-phosphate dependent enzyme, producing the protein MDHGALDLSRLQPVLPSPLQPAEDERFARHGVTLLLKRDDLIHPDLPGNKWRKLAPNLRAAAGRTVLTFGGAWSNHLRATAAAGRLLGFPTVGVVRGDELAHRPLNPSLAQCAADGMRLHFVDRATYRAKTAPEVLEGLLSLFGDCAVVPEGGSNALAAEGCTELGRELRGRTGTVAVACGTGGTLAGLAAGLGDQQRALGIPVLRGGFLGAAVRTLQQEAFGAPAGSWSLDERFHFGGYARTTPELHAFADDFEDRHGLPVERLYVAKLLYGLTVLAGEGAFPTGSSVTAVVTGRP; encoded by the coding sequence ATGGACCACGGAGCGCTCGACCTCTCCCGGCTGCAGCCGGTGCTTCCCTCACCCCTGCAGCCGGCCGAGGACGAGCGCTTCGCACGTCACGGCGTGACCCTGCTGCTCAAGCGCGACGATCTGATCCACCCAGACCTGCCGGGCAACAAGTGGCGCAAGCTCGCCCCCAACCTCCGGGCCGCCGCCGGCCGCACGGTGCTGACCTTCGGCGGGGCCTGGTCGAACCACCTCCGCGCCACGGCCGCCGCCGGGCGCCTCCTGGGCTTCCCCACCGTCGGCGTCGTCCGGGGCGACGAGCTGGCCCACCGCCCGCTGAACCCCTCCCTCGCACAGTGCGCGGCCGACGGCATGCGTCTGCACTTCGTGGACCGCGCGACCTACCGCGCGAAGACCGCACCCGAGGTCCTGGAGGGCCTGCTGAGCCTCTTCGGGGACTGCGCGGTCGTCCCGGAGGGCGGCAGCAACGCGCTCGCCGCAGAGGGCTGCACAGAGCTCGGCCGCGAACTGCGCGGCCGGACCGGCACGGTGGCGGTCGCCTGCGGCACCGGCGGCACCCTCGCCGGGCTGGCCGCCGGGCTCGGCGACCAGCAGCGCGCCCTGGGGATACCCGTCCTGCGGGGCGGGTTCCTGGGTGCCGCGGTGCGCACTCTGCAGCAGGAGGCGTTCGGCGCCCCGGCAGGCAGCTGGTCGCTGGACGAACGCTTCCACTTCGGCGGGTACGCCCGGACGACACCGGAGCTGCACGCGTTCGCCGACGACTTCGAGGACCGGCACGGGCTGCCCGTCGAACGACTGTATGTGGCCAAACTCCTGTACGGGCTGACCGTGCTCGCCGGGGAGGGCGCCTTCCCGACCGGGTCCTCGGTCACCGCGGTCGTCACGGGACGGCCCTGA